Proteins encoded in a region of the Acidobacteriota bacterium genome:
- a CDS encoding FtsX-like permease family protein, with protein sequence MSALDRKLLRDLWEMRSQALAIALVMAAGVAMYVTYLSNFDSLRRTVETYYEHQRLADVFVSLKRAPERLTERLRAIPGVDVADSRVVASVTLDVPGFNEPAAGMLVSVPSGHRPRLNDVFLRQGRWPEAGRADEVLASEAFCDAHGFETGAEFAAIINGRRRNLRIVGIALSPEFVYSIPPGEMIPDDRRFGVFWMERRALASAYNMEGGFNQVSLSLAPGAREEEVLAAVDRLLEPYGGLGAIPRARQFSAWTLENELTQLQTFGFLVPLIFLAVAAFVLNVAMVRALALQRPQIAALKALGYSNRQLAWHYLKWALAIAVGGAFAGVALGGWLGTEMIGLYNQYFRFPDLHYRLSGDVVLGAVAISLTAAGLGAWSAVARAVRIPPAEAMRPEAPARYRASFPERMGLSRYLRPTTRMVLRNLERQPLRAAASILGIGMAGAVLFVGFVFIDAITVLVDTEFQVRMRQDVTLSFVEPRSARVVHDLSRLPGVIRVETQRTVPVRIRAGHRERTLAITGLPRDATLNRVIDQDGGEHAMPATGLLMSSMLAQALNVSPGDLVTVEALEGARPVTQLPVAALVDDAMGLQAYMEVGELHRMMREGDLVSGAYLQVDESRIGELDGRLKLVPAVAGVGLTEAMRRSFRETMAENISLQIFINVIFAGIIAFGVVYNAARISLSERSRELASLRVLGFTRREISMILLGELGTVTALSLPLGSLIGYGLSRLIVGSFASEVYRIPLVVNASTIAWTWIVVAVAAVLSGLVVRRRLDQLDLVAVLKSRE encoded by the coding sequence ATCTCGGCACTTGACCGCAAGCTCCTGCGGGACTTGTGGGAGATGCGCAGCCAGGCGCTTGCCATCGCGCTCGTGATGGCGGCCGGCGTGGCGATGTACGTCACGTACCTGTCGAACTTTGACTCACTGCGCCGAACCGTTGAGACCTACTACGAGCACCAACGGCTGGCCGATGTCTTTGTGTCGCTCAAGCGCGCACCCGAGCGACTCACTGAACGTCTGCGCGCCATTCCGGGCGTTGACGTGGCCGACTCCAGGGTGGTCGCCAGTGTCACGCTCGACGTGCCGGGGTTCAACGAACCGGCGGCCGGCATGCTGGTGTCTGTGCCCTCTGGCCATCGGCCGAGGCTCAACGATGTGTTCCTGCGACAGGGACGCTGGCCTGAAGCCGGACGCGCCGATGAGGTGCTGGCCAGCGAAGCGTTCTGCGACGCCCATGGGTTTGAGACCGGCGCCGAGTTCGCGGCCATCATCAACGGCCGCCGACGAAATCTGCGCATTGTCGGCATCGCGCTGTCGCCCGAGTTTGTGTATTCGATTCCGCCGGGCGAGATGATTCCTGATGATCGGCGCTTCGGTGTGTTCTGGATGGAGCGGCGCGCGCTGGCATCGGCCTACAACATGGAGGGTGGATTCAATCAGGTGTCACTCTCATTGGCACCAGGGGCGCGTGAAGAGGAAGTGCTTGCTGCCGTCGATCGCCTGCTGGAACCCTATGGCGGCCTGGGCGCCATTCCACGCGCGCGCCAGTTCTCGGCGTGGACGCTTGAGAACGAACTGACACAACTGCAGACGTTCGGCTTCCTGGTGCCGTTGATCTTTCTCGCGGTGGCGGCGTTTGTCCTGAATGTGGCGATGGTGCGCGCACTCGCCCTGCAGCGACCGCAGATTGCGGCACTCAAAGCGCTGGGCTATTCCAACCGGCAACTGGCATGGCACTACCTCAAGTGGGCGCTGGCGATCGCCGTTGGCGGCGCGTTTGCCGGCGTGGCACTCGGCGGATGGCTCGGCACGGAGATGATTGGTCTCTACAACCAGTACTTCCGTTTTCCCGATCTGCACTACCGGCTCTCGGGCGATGTCGTGTTGGGCGCGGTGGCGATCAGCCTGACGGCTGCGGGCCTCGGTGCCTGGTCGGCAGTGGCGCGCGCTGTTCGTATCCCACCAGCTGAGGCGATGCGCCCCGAAGCGCCCGCGCGCTACCGCGCGAGCTTCCCCGAACGCATGGGGCTGAGCCGCTATCTCAGGCCCACCACACGAATGGTGTTGCGCAACCTCGAGCGTCAACCACTGCGCGCAGCGGCATCGATCCTCGGCATCGGCATGGCCGGCGCTGTGCTGTTTGTGGGTTTCGTGTTCATCGATGCCATCACGGTACTCGTGGATACGGAGTTCCAGGTGCGCATGCGCCAGGACGTGACCCTGTCGTTTGTTGAGCCGCGATCGGCGAGGGTCGTTCACGACCTGTCGCGGTTGCCAGGCGTGATCCGCGTCGAAACGCAGCGCACGGTCCCCGTTCGTATTCGTGCCGGCCATCGCGAACGTACCCTTGCGATCACCGGCCTTCCGCGCGATGCCACATTGAACCGGGTGATCGACCAGGATGGCGGCGAACACGCCATGCCCGCCACGGGCCTGCTGATGTCGTCCATGCTCGCGCAAGCGCTCAACGTCTCACCTGGCGATCTTGTAACGGTTGAAGCGCTCGAGGGCGCGCGTCCCGTCACCCAACTCCCAGTGGCGGCATTGGTAGACGATGCGATGGGGCTGCAGGCGTATATGGAGGTGGGCGAACTGCATCGCATGATGCGCGAAGGCGACCTGGTGTCGGGCGCGTACCTGCAGGTGGACGAGTCGCGCATCGGCGAACTGGATGGCCGGCTCAAACTTGTTCCTGCCGTAGCCGGTGTGGGCCTGACCGAAGCGATGCGGCGTAGCTTCCGCGAGACGATGGCTGAGAACATCAGCCTGCAGATTTTTATCAACGTCATCTTCGCCGGCATCATCGCGTTTGGTGTGGTCTACAACGCCGCGCGCATTTCGCTGTCGGAACGCAGTCGCGAATTGGCCAGCCTGCGCGTGCTCGGCTTCACGCGGAGGGAGATCTCCATGATCCTGCTGGGCGAACTTGGCACGGTGACGGCACTGTCGCTGCCACTCGGATCGCTCATCGGCTATGGCCTGAGCCGGCTGATTGTCGGGAGCTTTGCCAGTGAGGTGTATCGGATCCCGCTGGTGGTGAATGCGAGCACGATCGCCTGGACCTGGATCGTGGTCGCCGTCGCCGCAGTCTTGTCGGGCCTGGTGGTGCGGCGACGACTGGACCAACTGGATTTGGTGGCAGTGTTGAAGTCACGGGAGTAA
- a CDS encoding ABC transporter ATP-binding protein → MGDVVVHALRGVDFELYPGELVVLLGPSGSGKSTLLNILGGLDVPTEGHVVYRDHDLTVAGEAALTEYRRDHVGFVFQFYNLIPSLTARENVALVTEISTNPMTPEHALELVGLGPRLDHFPAQLSGGEQQRVAIARAIAKQPDVLLCDEPTGALDITTGIVVLEAIAKVNKELGTATVVITHNAAIAGMADRVVRLADGHVTGVERNAAKVAVQDMQW, encoded by the coding sequence ATGGGCGATGTCGTGGTTCACGCCCTGCGCGGGGTGGATTTTGAACTCTACCCCGGTGAACTCGTCGTGCTGCTGGGGCCTTCCGGGAGCGGTAAATCCACTCTCCTCAACATCCTCGGCGGTCTCGACGTCCCCACCGAAGGCCACGTCGTCTACCGCGATCACGACCTGACGGTGGCTGGCGAGGCTGCGCTGACCGAATACCGACGCGATCACGTCGGGTTCGTGTTTCAGTTCTACAACCTCATTCCGAGTCTGACGGCGCGCGAGAACGTGGCACTGGTCACGGAAATCTCCACCAATCCGATGACGCCGGAACACGCGCTTGAGCTTGTCGGCCTCGGCCCGCGGCTTGACCACTTCCCCGCGCAGTTGTCGGGTGGCGAGCAGCAGCGCGTCGCCATCGCGCGCGCAATTGCCAAACAGCCGGACGTCCTCCTCTGCGACGAGCCCACCGGCGCCCTCGACATCACGACCGGTATCGTCGTTCTCGAAGCCATCGCAAAGGTGAACAAGGAGCTGGGCACGGCGACCGTGGTGATCACACACAACGCCGCCATTGCCGGCATGGCGGATCGCGTGGTGCGGCTCGCAGACGGTCACGTCACAGGCGTGGAACGCAACGCGGCCAAGGTGGCCGTGCAGGACATGCAGTGGTGA
- a CDS encoding efflux RND transporter permease subunit, which translates to MRGLVSAALRLRIPVVALSILLIVAGINSASKAPFDVFPEFAPPLVEIQTEAPGLSSSSVEALISVPLEAAMNGVPGLKTLRSKSVLGLSSVVLIFETGTDRIPARQLVQERLARVATTLPAAAHPPVILSPLSSLSRVMKIGMSSATLSQVELTTLAKWTIRPRLMSIPGVANVAIWGQRDRQLQVLVDPDRLRSNGVSLQDVLTSTGDATSVAAGGFIETPNQRLAVAHAPSVKDAADLGTMAITTRPGSPGRSPGGVRQLRDVATVTEGFPPPIGDGIINDGPGLLLIVEKQPEGNTLQVTRDVEAALEALKPGLTGVVVDSTIFRPATFIEMSLSNLNRALLIGCVLVVIVLALFLWDWRTAVISLTAIPVSLLTAALVLYYRGGTLDTMVIAGLIIALGEVVDDAIIDVENIVRRLRINRGLAQPRPAFPVVLEASLEVRSAVVYGSVIVVLVFLPVFMLEGLSGAFFRPLAMSYVLAIAASLLVALIITPAMSLLLLPQAVHEREAPLVSWLKSYYRRWLPGLVAAPRRALVIVAVSLTTTAAAYSLLGEEFLPHFKEYDFLMHWVEKPGTSLDAMNRITIRASKELRAIPGVRNFGAHVGRAEVADEVVGINFTELWISLDPSVDYATTVAKAQEVVDGYPGLQRDLLTYLRERIKEVLTGASATIVVRIFGPDLDVLATKAAEVGKAISAVNGAADVKVQALTLVPHVEIAYRPDRARQVGVTPADVRNTVATMLRGTKVGEVYDQQKVFDVVVWSTPETRSDLFALRRMPIELPNGGYAPLSSVADVTILPTPNEITREGGSRRIDVTSNVRGRDLGAVARDIEAAVATIPFATGYHPEVLGEYAAREQSQRRLLALGALSLLGILLVLHVDFGSARMVALIALTIPFALIGGVASVFLSGGVLSLGSLVGFVTVLGIAARNGIMLVSHYRHLEREEGVPFGPELAMRGAEERLAPILMTALVTGLALVPIIMGGDKSGHEIEHPMAVVILGGLVTSTVLNLFLLPAIYLRFGRQSEPGV; encoded by the coding sequence ATGCGCGGGCTGGTTTCGGCGGCACTGCGGCTACGCATCCCTGTAGTCGCGCTCTCGATCCTCCTGATCGTTGCCGGCATCAACTCGGCCAGCAAGGCCCCGTTTGATGTCTTCCCCGAGTTCGCGCCACCCCTGGTTGAGATTCAGACCGAGGCTCCGGGGCTCTCCAGTTCCAGTGTCGAGGCGCTCATCAGCGTCCCGCTCGAAGCGGCAATGAACGGCGTGCCGGGCCTGAAGACGCTGCGCTCGAAGTCGGTGCTGGGCCTCTCGTCGGTGGTCCTGATCTTCGAGACGGGCACCGACCGCATCCCGGCGCGCCAGCTCGTGCAGGAGCGCCTGGCGCGAGTCGCCACCACACTGCCTGCGGCCGCCCATCCTCCTGTCATCCTGTCGCCGCTTTCGTCGCTGAGCCGCGTGATGAAAATCGGGATGTCCTCCGCGACGCTCTCGCAAGTCGAGCTGACAACCCTCGCGAAATGGACGATCCGCCCGCGCCTCATGTCGATTCCCGGAGTGGCCAATGTGGCCATCTGGGGCCAGCGCGATCGTCAATTGCAGGTCCTGGTCGATCCGGATCGCCTCCGCTCCAACGGCGTGTCGCTGCAGGACGTGCTGACGTCCACAGGCGACGCGACATCGGTCGCAGCCGGCGGCTTTATCGAAACACCGAATCAGCGGCTCGCTGTCGCACACGCGCCGTCGGTGAAGGACGCCGCCGATCTGGGCACGATGGCCATCACCACCAGGCCGGGCTCGCCCGGCCGAAGCCCTGGCGGCGTACGGCAACTTCGTGATGTGGCCACAGTCACCGAAGGATTCCCTCCTCCCATCGGCGACGGCATCATCAACGACGGTCCCGGCCTCCTCCTCATCGTCGAGAAGCAGCCTGAAGGCAACACGCTGCAGGTCACACGCGATGTCGAGGCGGCGCTCGAGGCCCTGAAGCCGGGCCTGACGGGCGTCGTCGTTGATTCCACGATCTTCAGGCCCGCGACATTCATCGAGATGTCGCTCTCGAACCTCAACCGCGCGCTCCTCATCGGTTGCGTGCTCGTTGTCATCGTGCTGGCGCTGTTCCTGTGGGACTGGCGCACGGCCGTCATCAGCCTGACGGCCATCCCGGTGTCGCTGCTCACGGCGGCCCTGGTGCTGTACTACCGGGGCGGCACGCTCGACACGATGGTCATCGCGGGCCTCATCATCGCGTTGGGCGAAGTGGTAGACGACGCGATCATTGATGTGGAAAACATCGTCCGCCGCCTGCGGATTAATCGGGGGCTGGCCCAGCCACGGCCGGCGTTCCCGGTGGTGCTGGAGGCATCGCTTGAAGTGCGCAGCGCCGTCGTCTACGGCAGCGTGATCGTCGTGCTCGTGTTCCTGCCGGTGTTCATGCTGGAGGGGCTGTCGGGCGCGTTCTTCAGGCCACTCGCGATGTCCTATGTATTGGCCATTGCCGCGTCGCTGCTGGTGGCGCTGATCATCACGCCGGCGATGTCGTTGCTGCTGTTGCCGCAGGCGGTGCATGAGCGCGAAGCGCCATTGGTGTCGTGGCTCAAGTCGTACTATCGCCGATGGCTGCCAGGATTGGTGGCGGCGCCAAGGCGGGCGCTGGTGATTGTGGCGGTCTCGCTGACCACGACCGCGGCCGCGTATTCCCTGCTGGGTGAAGAGTTTCTGCCGCACTTCAAGGAGTACGACTTCCTGATGCATTGGGTCGAAAAGCCCGGCACGTCGCTGGACGCCATGAACCGCATCACCATTCGCGCGAGCAAGGAACTGCGCGCGATTCCCGGAGTCAGGAACTTCGGTGCGCATGTGGGCCGGGCAGAAGTGGCCGACGAGGTCGTCGGCATCAACTTCACAGAGCTCTGGATCAGTCTCGATCCATCCGTGGACTACGCGACCACAGTGGCCAAAGCCCAGGAGGTGGTGGACGGCTATCCGGGCTTGCAGCGCGATCTATTGACCTACCTGCGTGAACGCATCAAGGAAGTGTTGACTGGAGCGAGCGCGACCATCGTGGTGCGAATCTTCGGCCCTGACCTGGATGTGCTGGCAACCAAGGCCGCAGAAGTCGGGAAAGCGATTAGCGCCGTGAACGGCGCGGCGGACGTCAAAGTACAGGCGTTGACGCTCGTGCCGCACGTGGAGATTGCGTACCGCCCTGATCGAGCGCGGCAGGTGGGAGTGACGCCGGCGGATGTCCGGAACACCGTGGCGACCATGCTGCGGGGCACGAAGGTGGGCGAAGTCTACGACCAGCAGAAGGTGTTTGATGTGGTCGTGTGGAGCACGCCCGAAACGCGATCTGACTTGTTCGCGCTGCGGCGTATGCCGATTGAGTTGCCCAACGGCGGCTACGCGCCGCTGTCATCGGTGGCCGATGTCACGATCCTGCCGACACCGAACGAAATCACGCGAGAAGGCGGGTCGCGCCGCATCGACGTGACAAGCAACGTGCGCGGGCGCGATCTCGGCGCCGTGGCCCGCGACATCGAAGCCGCAGTGGCGACGATCCCCTTCGCGACGGGTTATCACCCCGAGGTTTTGGGCGAGTATGCCGCGCGCGAACAATCGCAGCGCCGGTTGCTTGCACTCGGCGCGTTGTCGTTGCTGGGCATTCTGCTTGTGCTGCATGTGGACTTCGGGTCGGCTCGCATGGTGGCGCTCATCGCCCTGACCATTCCGTTCGCGCTGATCGGCGGCGTTGCCAGCGTGTTCCTGAGCGGAGGCGTGTTGTCACTCGGGTCGCTCGTCGGGTTTGTCACGGTACTCGGTATCGCCGCGCGCAACGGCATCATGCTGGTCAGTCACTATCGCCACCTTGAGCGCGAGGAAGGGGTGCCGTTCGGGCCGGAACTCGCGATGCGCGGCGCCGAGGAACGGCTGGCGCCGATTCTGATGACCGCCCTTGTGACTGGCCTGGCACTGGTGCCGATCATCATGGGTGGGGACAAGTCTGGCCACGAGATCGAGCACCCGATGGCGGTGGTCATCCTGGGCGGCCTCGTGACCTCAACCGTGCTCAATCTCTTCCTGCTTCCGGCCATTTACCTGCGCTTTGGCAGGCAGTCTGAGCCGGGCGTGTAG
- a CDS encoding efflux RND transporter periplasmic adaptor subunit: MAVLSVLFTVGVVACGRSTPPAATAVPAAKVTDKVTESSLTTITLTADAEKRLGIETAAVEQKGVIRTRTVGGEVMAAGGAESTITAPFAGTLEASDANASVGSTVRKGTTIFRLVPFAATERDARIEAERAVGEATGRQEMAARKSERATKLAQDGAGSRRAAEEAQAELAVANAALKAARDRLTLASGGVNASGAIALVAAYDGLLRAVHAGPGQTVAAGAPIADLVRLDTVWIRVPLYAGDIGNIDRGAVAHVLTLGAADTAAGSVARPIAAPPSADASTATVDLHFSLANAGGALRPGQRVSVRLPLTGATSSLVVPQAALLHDAFGGTWVYEARGQHVFVRRRVSVIDMVGTMAVLDHGPAPGTRVVTAGAAELFGTEFGVGK, translated from the coding sequence TTGGCTGTTCTATCTGTGTTGTTCACCGTGGGCGTGGTCGCGTGTGGGCGAAGCACCCCGCCCGCAGCCACGGCCGTGCCGGCTGCGAAGGTCACGGACAAAGTGACGGAGAGTTCGCTCACCACCATCACGCTCACGGCCGACGCCGAAAAGCGGCTCGGCATCGAAACCGCGGCGGTCGAACAGAAAGGCGTCATCCGTACCCGTACGGTCGGTGGCGAAGTGATGGCCGCCGGCGGCGCAGAAAGCACGATCACAGCGCCGTTCGCGGGCACGCTTGAGGCCTCGGACGCCAACGCGTCGGTGGGTTCCACGGTCCGAAAAGGCACCACGATTTTCCGACTCGTGCCGTTCGCCGCCACCGAACGTGACGCGCGCATCGAGGCGGAGCGCGCGGTTGGCGAGGCCACCGGCCGACAGGAGATGGCGGCCAGGAAATCCGAGCGTGCAACAAAACTCGCCCAGGACGGCGCCGGCAGCCGGCGTGCCGCCGAAGAGGCCCAAGCCGAACTGGCGGTCGCCAACGCCGCGCTCAAGGCCGCTCGCGACCGGCTCACCCTCGCGTCAGGAGGCGTCAACGCCTCGGGCGCCATCGCGCTTGTGGCCGCGTACGACGGCTTGCTGCGCGCAGTCCATGCCGGGCCTGGCCAGACCGTCGCCGCCGGCGCGCCAATCGCCGACCTTGTGCGCCTCGACACCGTGTGGATTCGCGTACCCCTGTACGCCGGCGACATCGGCAATATCGATCGGGGCGCCGTGGCCCATGTCTTGACGCTTGGCGCGGCCGACACAGCCGCCGGCTCGGTCGCCAGGCCGATTGCGGCGCCGCCCTCCGCCGATGCGTCTACGGCGACCGTCGATCTCCATTTCAGCCTGGCCAATGCCGGCGGGGCTCTTCGGCCCGGCCAACGCGTCAGCGTTCGCCTTCCGCTCACGGGCGCGACCAGCAGTCTGGTGGTGCCGCAGGCGGCGTTGCTGCACGACGCCTTCGGCGGCACCTGGGTCTATGAGGCGCGCGGCCAACACGTCTTTGTCCGAAGGCGTGTCTCGGTCATCGACATGGTGGGCACCATGGCCGTGCTCGACCACGGTCCGGCTCCGGGCACGCGCGTCGTCACCGCCGGTGCCGCGGAACTCTTCGGCACGGAATTCGGCGTCGGCAAATGA
- a CDS encoding TolC family protein, whose product MSSTKRPSTVLCSMLLASLLGGGCVSHARLDPQDSTTRLRTLTGTVPAGDIRIDDGLTADEAVAMALWNNAAFHVSISELGFARADLLDAGLLTNPVLSLLFPIGPKQLEATLRWPVELLWQRPRRVAAARLAGDAAAEKLVSAGLDLVLSVRIAYADLSLAIDREQLAKEAASLLARIGTLTQSRLSVGDISRLEARAVEVDAARGTQDAERAAHDVTIARERLRALLGLPADAVFPSLADASAPTAECRPTPDLLREALVARPDVRAAEIGIEAAAAKLGWEKSRVLALTAVLDANGEGRDGFEAGPGLDLGLPLFNRNQGGRARAEAELQRASASYLAVQHRVALELREAAAQFDQAQQSLATWRTTITMPLQTNVAEAQAAFEAGDTSTLFVLEHTRRLADARLREREFEADRQRARARVERALGRSCGAPSQETPRDR is encoded by the coding sequence ATGAGCTCGACGAAACGACCGTCAACGGTCCTCTGTTCGATGCTGCTGGCTTCCCTGCTCGGGGGCGGCTGCGTTTCGCACGCGCGCCTCGACCCTCAGGACTCCACCACCAGGCTTCGCACCCTCACCGGCACTGTACCCGCCGGAGACATCCGGATAGACGATGGGTTGACTGCGGATGAGGCGGTGGCGATGGCGTTGTGGAACAACGCGGCCTTTCACGTCAGCATCAGCGAACTGGGGTTCGCGCGCGCCGACCTGCTTGACGCGGGGTTGCTGACCAACCCGGTGCTGTCGTTGCTCTTTCCCATCGGCCCCAAACAACTCGAGGCCACCTTGCGATGGCCGGTGGAGCTGCTGTGGCAGCGGCCGCGCCGGGTGGCGGCGGCACGACTGGCTGGTGATGCGGCCGCCGAGAAGCTGGTGTCGGCAGGCCTGGACCTCGTCCTGTCGGTACGGATTGCGTATGCCGACCTGAGCCTCGCGATCGATCGCGAGCAATTGGCGAAAGAGGCGGCCTCGCTCCTTGCGCGCATCGGCACCTTGACCCAGTCTCGACTCTCAGTCGGAGACATCAGCCGATTGGAGGCACGGGCCGTGGAAGTGGACGCCGCGCGCGGCACTCAGGACGCAGAACGCGCGGCTCACGACGTCACGATTGCCCGCGAACGGTTGCGCGCGCTCCTCGGGCTTCCGGCTGACGCCGTGTTCCCGTCCCTGGCCGACGCCTCAGCGCCTACGGCCGAGTGCCGCCCAACGCCCGATCTTCTGCGAGAAGCGCTGGTCGCGCGACCCGATGTGCGGGCCGCTGAAATAGGCATCGAGGCCGCCGCCGCCAAACTCGGGTGGGAAAAATCACGAGTGCTTGCGTTGACGGCCGTGCTTGACGCGAACGGCGAGGGGCGCGACGGCTTCGAGGCCGGACCGGGTCTCGACCTCGGCCTGCCCTTGTTCAACAGGAATCAGGGCGGGCGCGCACGCGCCGAGGCCGAACTGCAGCGGGCGTCTGCCTCATACCTCGCGGTGCAGCACCGGGTGGCCCTGGAACTGCGCGAGGCCGCGGCGCAATTTGACCAGGCTCAGCAGTCACTAGCCACCTGGCGCACGACCATCACGATGCCGCTGCAGACCAACGTGGCTGAGGCCCAGGCGGCATTCGAAGCCGGTGATACCTCGACCCTCTTCGTGCTTGAACACACACGCCGCCTGGCCGACGCCAGGCTCCGCGAACGCGAGTTCGAGGCCGACCGGCAACGCGCCAGAGCTCGCGTCGAACGGGCGTTGGGCCGCTCGTGTGGTGCGCCATCTCAGGAGACACCTCGTGACCGCTAA
- a CDS encoding M28 family peptidase, with translation MKMRATALFVSAISVAAVAQQRPAPAIDTIRQADMKADLYFLGSDAMKGRLTNTPENRIASEWIKSRFERLGLAPAIPGYYQDYNLMTVALGPTNALEINGTPVAHGAGYFTQRFSATAEASGPVVFAGFGITARDMGYDDYASDIVKGAFVLVVDHEPGERDPASRFDGVVTSDVGGALRKAQAAQAHGAIGILYVSDVHNHPGGGANVTAGGAWPAQPSRLGTYSLETWMKSITIPAAQISAELAATLVKGSGRTLEDLSRSADTGKAITPVALPGAQVRLTTSVNRTAVPDRNVLAMIEGSDPQLKNEWVVVSAHFDHDGVNGTQIMNGADDDGSGTVAVLEIAEAYVAAAAQGQRPKRSILFAQFNSEERGLLGAWAYTETPTVPLANIVAVLNMDMIGRNEEVPAPAPPAAAGGAPQGRGGGGGRFNGLEPQTAESNANALNIIGGVRSPDLRTAINAANGSQKLEIRYRYDNNASQLMRRSDQWPFIQHGVPGVWVFTGLHLDYHTPQDRPERINYPKMEKVARLVYQTSWDLANAASRPKLLPR, from the coding sequence ATGAAGATGCGAGCAACAGCCCTTTTTGTCTCTGCGATTTCTGTGGCAGCAGTGGCGCAGCAGCGTCCAGCGCCGGCAATCGACACCATCCGTCAGGCCGACATGAAAGCCGACTTGTACTTCCTTGGCTCGGATGCGATGAAAGGCCGGCTGACGAATACACCCGAGAACCGTATCGCGTCCGAGTGGATTAAGTCTCGCTTCGAGCGGCTGGGCCTGGCGCCCGCCATCCCTGGCTACTACCAGGACTACAACCTCATGACCGTCGCGCTTGGGCCAACGAACGCGCTCGAGATCAACGGCACACCCGTGGCACACGGCGCGGGCTACTTCACACAGCGCTTCAGTGCGACTGCCGAAGCCAGCGGGCCGGTGGTGTTTGCCGGCTTCGGCATCACGGCGCGCGACATGGGTTACGACGACTACGCCTCGGACATCGTCAAGGGCGCCTTCGTGCTGGTCGTCGATCACGAGCCTGGTGAGCGCGACCCGGCGAGCCGCTTCGATGGTGTCGTGACATCAGATGTGGGAGGCGCGCTTCGCAAGGCCCAGGCCGCACAGGCGCACGGCGCCATCGGCATCCTCTATGTCAGTGACGTGCACAACCATCCCGGTGGAGGCGCCAACGTCACCGCGGGCGGCGCCTGGCCGGCGCAACCGTCTCGACTCGGCACCTACTCCCTCGAGACGTGGATGAAGAGCATCACCATTCCTGCTGCGCAGATTTCGGCGGAACTCGCGGCGACGCTGGTCAAGGGATCGGGCCGCACACTCGAGGATCTTTCGCGGTCTGCCGACACCGGCAAAGCCATCACGCCCGTCGCCTTGCCCGGCGCACAGGTGCGCCTGACCACCAGCGTCAATCGCACGGCCGTGCCCGACCGCAATGTCCTCGCGATGATTGAAGGCAGCGACCCGCAGCTCAAGAACGAGTGGGTCGTTGTCTCCGCCCACTTCGATCACGACGGCGTGAACGGCACGCAGATCATGAACGGGGCCGACGATGATGGGTCGGGGACGGTGGCGGTGCTGGAGATTGCGGAGGCGTACGTCGCTGCCGCGGCCCAGGGACAACGGCCGAAACGGTCTATCCTCTTCGCGCAGTTCAATTCGGAAGAGCGCGGGCTGCTGGGCGCGTGGGCATACACCGAGACCCCGACGGTACCCCTGGCCAACATTGTTGCCGTGCTGAACATGGACATGATTGGGCGCAACGAGGAGGTGCCGGCGCCGGCGCCTCCCGCCGCGGCCGGTGGCGCCCCGCAAGGCCGGGGCGGCGGTGGAGGCCGGTTCAACGGCCTGGAGCCGCAGACGGCCGAGTCAAACGCCAACGCGCTCAACATCATCGGCGGTGTGCGCAGTCCCGATCTGCGGACGGCGATCAACGCGGCCAACGGGAGCCAGAAACTCGAGATCCGCTATCGGTATGACAACAACGCGTCACAGTTGATGCGCCGCAGCGACCAGTGGCCGTTCATCCAGCACGGCGTACCTGGCGTGTGGGTGTTCACCGGGCTGCATCTGGATTACCACACGCCGCAGGATCGTCCCGAGCGCATCAACTACCCGAAGATGGAGAAGGTTGCGCGCCTCGTGTACCAGACGAGCTGGGATCTCGCGAACGCCGCCTCGCGGCCGAAGTTGCTACCGCGTTAA